One genomic segment of Deltaproteobacteria bacterium RBG_16_64_85 includes these proteins:
- a CDS encoding cystathionine gamma-synthase, giving the protein MKKNYDLSTRCVHAGEVRDAEGSPHTPIYNTTTFGFRSTADLLDVVEGRRQGNLYTRYGLNPTIRSVEAKLASLENAEAALVFASGMAAEAALFFTHGREGIVCLGNAYGGTLALLTDQLPLVGIPTTLLLGDEVGKLEEVLKEGQSLVFFETPTNPTMEIFDIKEIGRLSHTYGALVAVDNTFASPINQQVLALGADIAVHSATKYLGGHSDLTGGALMGSKERIEPVAPWRKNLGQMMAPEVAALLSRSLRTLPIRVERQNKTAQAVAEAMRNHPKVVRVLYPGLPDFPQHDLARSQMSGFGGMLTVEIDGSDKDATKVVDSLELFIIAPSLGGPESLATQPKSTTHHGLAPGERLKRGITDSMIRFSIGMEAAKDLIEDLNNALENV; this is encoded by the coding sequence ATGAAGAAGAATTACGATCTTTCCACACGGTGCGTACATGCAGGGGAGGTAAGAGACGCCGAGGGATCCCCGCACACGCCGATCTACAACACCACCACCTTCGGGTTCCGTTCTACGGCCGATCTCCTCGACGTGGTGGAAGGGAGACGCCAGGGGAACCTCTACACAAGGTACGGCTTGAACCCGACGATCAGGAGCGTGGAGGCCAAGCTCGCAAGCCTGGAAAACGCGGAGGCGGCCCTCGTGTTCGCCTCGGGCATGGCGGCGGAGGCGGCGCTCTTTTTCACCCATGGCCGGGAGGGGATTGTTTGCCTGGGGAACGCATACGGCGGCACACTGGCATTGCTCACCGATCAACTGCCCCTTGTAGGGATACCGACAACCCTGCTCCTGGGAGATGAGGTAGGGAAGCTGGAGGAAGTTCTGAAAGAGGGGCAGAGCCTTGTCTTTTTTGAAACCCCCACGAACCCGACGATGGAGATCTTCGACATAAAGGAGATCGGTAGGCTTTCCCACACGTACGGCGCCCTCGTGGCCGTCGATAACACCTTTGCCTCGCCCATCAACCAGCAAGTACTGGCTCTCGGCGCGGATATCGCCGTCCACAGTGCCACCAAGTACCTGGGAGGCCACAGCGACCTGACAGGTGGGGCTCTCATGGGGTCGAAGGAGCGGATCGAACCGGTTGCACCCTGGCGGAAGAACCTGGGACAGATGATGGCTCCGGAAGTCGCCGCACTTCTGTCGAGGAGCCTGCGGACGCTCCCCATTCGCGTGGAGAGGCAGAACAAGACCGCGCAGGCCGTTGCGGAAGCGATGAGAAACCATCCGAAGGTCGTCAGGGTCCTTTACCCGGGGCTGCCGGATTTCCCGCAGCACGATCTGGCGAGATCCCAGATGTCCGGATTCGGGGGGATGCTGACCGTGGAGATCGACGGGTCGGATAAAGACGCAACGAAGGTCGTCGACAGCCTTGAGCTTTTCATCATTGCACCGAGCCTCGGTGGTCCGGAAAGCCTTGCGACTCAGCCAAAATCCACCACTCACCACGGGCTGGC